In Apium graveolens cultivar Ventura chromosome 10, ASM990537v1, whole genome shotgun sequence, the following are encoded in one genomic region:
- the LOC141692214 gene encoding AT-hook motif nuclear-localized protein 24-like codes for MNYSSLALQIPNSMGYTNPTIINSEEHHSQPLPNTRMSNPGVGNDINNMGQSGENDIVASGGHFSFSRPRGRPRGSKNKVKENTIEMTSEMKSIVLEIPPGKDVIEWLKQFAHSRNIFMNVLGGSGMITDASISLISSVHPTIFSERLCLLSLTGPVGKISPSEPSGSCTLNAIFARTNGDVIGGTLWRLVTFGTMHVTALISKNPDVLVVCHANIA; via the coding sequence ATGAATTACTCTTCACTTGCTCTTCAAATCCCAAATTCAATGGGCTACACTAATCCTACTATAATTAACAGCGAAGAACACCACTCTCAACCATTGCCAAACACTCGAATGTCTAATCCAGGAGTTGGTAATGATATAAATAATATGGGCCAGTCTGGTGAAAACGATATTGTGGCGTCTGGTGGTCATTTTTCATTCTCCAGGCCACGAGGACGTCCTCGTGGTTCAAAAAACAAGGTGAAAGAAAACACCATCGAAATGACTTCGGAAATGAAGTCTATTGTTCTTGAAATCCCGCCTGGGAAAGATGTCATTGAATGGCTGAAACAGTTTGCTCATTCAAGAAATATTTTTATGAATGTTCTGGGTGGTTCAGGAATGATTACAGATGCTTCCATAAGCCTCATCTCATCAGTACATCCAACAATATTTTCTGAGAGACTTTGCTTACTTTCTTTGACAGGGCCTGTAGGAAAAATATCTCCTTCGGAACCATCTGGTTCTTGCACTTTGAACGCTATATTTGCTAGGACGAATGGCGATGTCATTGGTGGGACGCTTTGGAGGCTTGTTACCTTTGGAACGATGCATGTGACTGCTCTTATTTCCAAAAATCCAGATGTCTTGGTTGTTTGTCATGCGAATATAGCTTAA
- the LOC141692215 gene encoding AT-hook motif nuclear-localized protein 28-like: MNHKYSFSFSNSMNYSSPALQIPNSMGYTNPTKINSEEHHSQPLPNTQMSNPGVSNDISNMGQSGGNDIVASGGHFSLSRPRGRPRGSKNKAKENTIEKTSEMKSIVLEIPHGKDVIEWLKQFAHSRNIFMNVLGGSGMITNASISLISSVHPTIFSERLCLLSLTGPVGKISPSEPSGSCTLNAIFARTNGDVIGGTLWRLVTFGTMHVTALISKNPDVLVVCHANIA, translated from the coding sequence ATGAATCACAAGTATTCGTTTTCTTTCTCAAATTCTATGAATTACTCTTCACCTGCTCTTCAAATCCCAAATTCAATGGGCTACACTAATCCTACTAAAATTAACAGCGAAGAACACCACTCTCAACCATTGCCAAACACTCAAATGTCTAATCCAGGAGTTAGTAATGATATAAGTAATATGGGCCAGTCTGGTGGAAATGATATTGTGGCGTCTGGGGGTCATTTTTCATTGTCTAGGCCACGAGGACGTCCTCGTGGTTCAAAAAACAAGGCGAAAGAAAACACCATCGAAAAGACTTCGGAAATGAAGTCTATTGTTCTTGAAATCCCGCATGGGAAAGATGTCATTGAATGGCTGAAACAGTTTGCTCATTCAAGAAATATTTTTATGAATGTTCTGGGTGGTTCAGGAATGATTACAAATGCTTCCATAAGCCTCATCTCATCAGTACATCCAACAATATTTTCTGAGAGACTTTGCTTACTTTCTTTGACAGGGCCTGTAGGAAAAATATCTCCTTCGGAACCATCTGGTTCTTGCACTTTGAACGCTATATTTGCTAGGACGAATGGCGATGTCATTGGTGGGACGCTTTGGAGGCTTGTTACCTTTGGAACGATGCATGTGACTGCTCTTATTTCCAAAAATCCAGATGTCTTGGTTGTTTGTCATGCGAATATAGCTTAA